A window of Costertonia aggregata contains these coding sequences:
- the nudK gene encoding GDP-mannose pyrophosphatase NudK encodes MKNKYIKNIKKEVLSNNWYTLNKFTFDYQKDDGSWETQQREAYDRGNGAAILLYNVEQRTVVLTRQFRMPTFVNGNDDGMMIEVCAGLLDGDNPEDCIKKEVEEETGYKVDHVKKVFESYMSPGSVTEILHFFIGRYEPHMKIGKGGGADDETENIEVLEYAFKDALKMVSTGEIIDAKTIMLLQYAALMKVFS; translated from the coding sequence TTGAAAAACAAGTATATAAAAAATATTAAAAAAGAAGTTTTATCAAATAATTGGTATACGCTCAATAAATTCACATTTGACTATCAAAAAGATGACGGCAGCTGGGAAACCCAGCAACGAGAGGCCTACGATCGGGGTAACGGTGCAGCCATTCTTTTGTATAATGTTGAACAACGAACGGTAGTGCTGACCCGGCAATTTAGAATGCCAACTTTTGTAAACGGCAATGATGATGGAATGATGATCGAAGTTTGCGCTGGACTTCTAGACGGTGATAATCCCGAAGATTGTATTAAAAAAGAAGTAGAGGAGGAGACAGGCTATAAAGTCGATCACGTAAAAAAAGTCTTTGAATCCTACATGTCACCGGGTTCGGTTACCGAAATCCTTCATTTTTTTATCGGCAGGTATGAACCGCACATGAAAATAGGTAAGGGTGGCGGTGCAGATGACGAGACCGAAAACATAGAGGTTTTGGAGTATGCTTTTAAAGATGCATTGAAAATGGTTTCAACAGGCGAGATTATAGATGCCAAAACCATTATGCTATTGCAATATGCGGCCTTGATGAAGGTATTCAGCTAA
- a CDS encoding DUF6683 family protein, translating to MKIQLGFLLTFLFFHTTVIYSQISYSPNNTIRNTIRKEIWKELKLKTPQKQKFLLGLVFNSNEPFVKYEKAAKQRGWEPYEIATAAAFFRVVCSEVVQGEDYTETQYKQIYEQFKKDFSRDNIDSKRTDIFKQRKYDALILKAFWVASMFELAKKNSPEIQKLAEQLLQENPLVDSNSIQIQEEVDAFEDASPTVSAPNTQSPPLADALSKIEDVILRTVTSYGLNGVYINNEVNILYKNGDVFTNPFKPLESFDIAASKKKNPKKWDRWAKKGNTLYVTRSKNGKTYDWKKFFPLRKASKGFTLNGKFNTSDPFGGATVINVSTVVFDDKGRFAWVTVKGGSTNWKSIYSKSTSAGRYEINTYTITLKYNNGKAESLFFGLYPKDNEHFIIGSSHFVPVQK from the coding sequence ATGAAAATACAGCTAGGTTTTCTTCTGACTTTTTTGTTCTTTCATACAACAGTCATTTATTCGCAAATCTCTTATAGTCCCAATAATACAATTAGAAATACCATCAGAAAAGAAATATGGAAAGAGCTTAAGTTAAAAACACCCCAAAAACAAAAATTTCTGCTAGGCCTGGTTTTCAATTCCAATGAACCGTTTGTAAAATATGAAAAAGCGGCAAAGCAACGCGGATGGGAACCTTATGAAATAGCCACCGCAGCGGCGTTCTTTAGAGTGGTATGCTCAGAAGTAGTGCAGGGCGAGGATTATACCGAAACGCAATACAAACAAATCTATGAACAGTTCAAGAAAGATTTTTCTAGAGACAATATCGATTCAAAACGTACCGATATTTTTAAACAAAGAAAATATGATGCTTTGATTTTAAAAGCCTTTTGGGTGGCCAGTATGTTTGAGTTGGCCAAGAAAAATAGTCCCGAGATACAAAAATTGGCCGAGCAATTGCTTCAGGAAAATCCCTTGGTAGATTCCAATTCAATACAAATACAAGAAGAAGTTGATGCGTTTGAAGATGCATCGCCAACGGTATCAGCACCAAATACCCAATCCCCACCATTGGCCGATGCTTTATCAAAAATCGAGGATGTGATTTTGAGAACGGTAACTTCATATGGGTTAAACGGTGTATACATAAATAATGAGGTAAACATACTTTATAAAAATGGAGATGTTTTTACCAACCCATTTAAACCTTTGGAATCATTTGATATAGCTGCATCAAAAAAGAAAAATCCAAAAAAATGGGACCGGTGGGCAAAGAAGGGAAATACGCTATACGTCACCAGAAGTAAAAATGGAAAAACCTATGATTGGAAAAAGTTTTTTCCGTTGAGGAAAGCGTCTAAAGGTTTTACGTTAAACGGTAAATTCAATACGAGCGATCCCTTTGGGGGAGCTACGGTCATAAATGTCAGTACGGTTGTTTTTGATGATAAAGGACGATTTGCATGGGTAACCGTAAAGGGCGGTAGTACTAATTGGAAATCTATTTATAGTAAAAGTACTTCTGCCGGAAGATATGAGATCAACACCTATACCATTACCTTGAAATACAATAATGGTAAGGCCGAATCTCTTTTCTTTGGCCTATACCCAAAGGATAATGAGCATTTTATCATAGGCAGCAGCCATTTTGTTCCGGTACAAAAATAA
- a CDS encoding D-alanyl-D-alanine carboxypeptidase, whose protein sequence is MIISCTSSKKTIQKKTKTVLAQSLFENQFTGFLVLNPYTQDTIYRKNHQKYFIPASNTKIFTLYTALELLGDTIPGLKYIVKNDTLFIEGTGDPTFLHTYFDNRKTLDFLNGFENVSFCATNFNESKFGPGWAWEDYTYYYQPERGSLPMYGNVATIFKNESLTVRPTVFKENVVELRYTKAREENKNIFYYPPTSNDTIEIPFKTDTILTKKMLKNVLGKKINLISSMPKGKKSTFYSTPTDTVLRRMMHESDNFLAEQLLVLSSSTLSDTLSISKVRDFMLQNALSDLKQVPRWVDGSGLSRYNLFTPESMVQVLGKLLEETPREELFKYFNTYNQLVKSEQANNSPSYIHAKSGGMGNTYNLSGYLVTKSGKTLVFSFMNNHYRQPTLEIKKHMQYIFELLRDRY, encoded by the coding sequence ATGATAATAAGTTGTACGAGCAGTAAAAAAACGATTCAAAAAAAAACGAAGACCGTACTCGCCCAAAGTCTTTTTGAAAATCAGTTTACTGGCTTTTTGGTTTTGAATCCATATACACAGGATACCATTTACCGTAAAAATCATCAAAAATATTTTATCCCTGCCAGCAATACCAAAATTTTTACCCTGTATACTGCATTGGAACTTTTGGGCGATACCATTCCCGGCCTAAAATATATAGTAAAAAACGATACCCTTTTTATTGAAGGAACCGGTGACCCTACCTTTTTACATACCTATTTTGACAATCGTAAAACGTTGGATTTTTTAAACGGATTTGAAAACGTTTCATTTTGTGCAACAAATTTTAATGAAAGTAAGTTTGGGCCGGGATGGGCTTGGGAGGATTATACCTATTATTACCAACCCGAAAGAGGTTCACTACCCATGTACGGTAATGTAGCAACTATTTTCAAAAACGAATCCCTAACGGTACGGCCGACTGTATTTAAAGAAAACGTTGTAGAATTACGCTATACCAAAGCGCGGGAAGAAAACAAAAATATATTCTATTATCCACCAACATCAAATGATACCATAGAGATTCCCTTTAAAACGGACACGATATTGACCAAAAAAATGCTCAAAAATGTTTTGGGTAAAAAAATAAACTTGATATCCTCTATGCCCAAAGGGAAAAAATCGACTTTTTACAGTACCCCTACAGATACCGTTTTAAGAAGAATGATGCATGAAAGTGATAATTTTCTTGCGGAACAGCTATTGGTTTTGTCATCTTCAACCCTTTCCGACACGTTGAGTATATCCAAAGTCCGGGATTTTATGTTGCAAAACGCCCTTTCTGATCTAAAACAAGTGCCCCGTTGGGTAGATGGTTCGGGTTTGTCCCGTTACAATCTATTTACGCCAGAGTCAATGGTTCAAGTACTCGGTAAACTTCTTGAAGAAACTCCTAGAGAAGAGCTTTTCAAGTATTTTAATACCTATAACCAACTGGTAAAAAGCGAACAAGCAAACAACTCACCATCCTATATACATGCAAAATCGGGTGGTATGGGCAATACCTACAATTTAAGCGGTTATCTTGTTACGAAGTCCGGAAAGACCTTGGTTTTTAGTTTTATGAACAATCACTACCGGCAACCAACTTTAGAAATAAAGAAGCATATGCAGTATATTTTTGAGTTGCTTAGAGATAGGTATTGA
- a CDS encoding hydrogen peroxide-inducible genes activator produces MTITQLQYVLAVAEYQNFTLAAEKSFVTQPTLSMQVQKLEDELDVLIFDRGKKPISITEVGKKIVAQAKNIVNEANRIKDIVDQEKGYIGGEFTLGIIPTVMPTLLPMFLKAFIQKYPKVNLIIKEQNTDSLIRNIQDGHLDAAIAATPLEIEFIKERPLYYEPFVGYVPKNHRLSKAEKLNPSDLEISDILLLKDGHCFRDGVINLCNMPKDMKTEHFQLQSGSFETLVNLADEDLGMTLLPYLNTLELDDSKKKNLRHFNNPSPAREVSLIYHKSELKIQITEALRDVISSIVRGAIAFHDVKIISPLNK; encoded by the coding sequence ATGACCATAACTCAATTACAATATGTTTTAGCCGTTGCCGAATATCAAAACTTTACCTTGGCTGCCGAAAAAAGTTTTGTCACACAGCCTACGTTAAGTATGCAAGTGCAAAAGCTAGAGGATGAACTGGATGTTCTCATTTTTGATCGCGGAAAAAAGCCCATTTCCATAACCGAGGTGGGAAAAAAAATAGTGGCACAAGCCAAAAATATCGTGAACGAGGCCAACCGTATCAAAGATATCGTTGACCAAGAGAAAGGGTACATAGGCGGAGAATTTACCCTTGGCATCATCCCGACCGTTATGCCTACTTTGTTGCCAATGTTCCTAAAGGCTTTTATTCAAAAATACCCGAAAGTTAATTTGATCATCAAGGAACAGAATACCGATAGTTTGATCAGAAATATACAAGATGGGCATTTAGATGCCGCTATAGCCGCTACACCATTGGAAATTGAATTTATTAAAGAGCGACCCTTGTACTATGAACCTTTTGTAGGGTATGTGCCCAAAAACCATAGACTTTCAAAGGCAGAAAAGCTGAATCCCTCAGATTTGGAAATCAGCGATATTTTATTGTTGAAAGATGGGCACTGTTTTAGGGATGGCGTCATTAATTTATGCAATATGCCCAAGGATATGAAAACCGAACATTTTCAATTGCAAAGCGGAAGCTTTGAAACCCTCGTAAATTTGGCGGACGAAGATTTGGGAATGACTTTGTTACCTTATCTAAATACGTTGGAACTTGATGATTCCAAAAAGAAAAACCTGAGACATTTCAATAACCCTTCCCCGGCACGCGAAGTAAGTTTGATTTACCATAAAAGTGAACTTAAAATACAGATAACCGAGGCGCTCAGAGACGTGATTTCCAGTATTGTTAGGGGAGCCATCGCCTTTCATGACGTAAAAATCATTAGCCCGCTCAATAAATAG
- a CDS encoding TIGR00266 family protein, whose protein sequence is MNAHEVDYQIFGEEMQYVEIELDPQEAVVAEAGSFMMMDSDIKMDTIFGDGSNQDSSVLGKIFSAGKRMLTGESLFMTAFLNIGQGKKQVSFASPYPGKILAIDLSETSGKFICQKDAFLCAAKGVSVGIEFSKKLGRGLFGGEGFIMQKLEGDGMAFVHAGGTLAKKVLAPGEILKVDTGCIVGFTKDVDYDIEFVGGIKNTVFGGEGLFFATLRGPGTVYIQSLPFSRLAGRVLAAIPRGGKDKGEGSILGGLGDIIGGDRGF, encoded by the coding sequence ATGAACGCACACGAAGTAGATTATCAAATTTTTGGGGAAGAAATGCAATATGTAGAAATAGAGCTTGACCCACAAGAAGCTGTAGTGGCCGAGGCGGGCAGCTTTATGATGATGGACAGTGATATTAAAATGGATACCATCTTTGGAGATGGTTCCAACCAAGACAGCAGTGTTCTGGGTAAAATATTTTCGGCCGGTAAGCGCATGCTGACCGGAGAGAGTCTTTTTATGACCGCTTTTTTAAATATAGGTCAAGGAAAAAAACAAGTCAGTTTTGCATCACCCTATCCCGGTAAGATTTTAGCTATTGATTTATCGGAGACTTCCGGAAAATTCATTTGCCAAAAAGATGCTTTTTTATGTGCGGCCAAGGGTGTATCGGTTGGTATCGAATTCTCAAAAAAATTAGGTCGTGGCCTGTTTGGCGGTGAGGGCTTTATTATGCAAAAATTAGAGGGTGACGGTATGGCATTTGTACATGCGGGCGGTACCTTGGCTAAAAAGGTTTTGGCACCTGGAGAGATCTTAAAAGTAGACACGGGTTGTATTGTGGGGTTTACCAAAGATGTAGATTACGATATTGAATTCGTGGGAGGTATAAAAAACACGGTTTTTGGTGGGGAAGGTTTATTTTTTGCAACCTTAAGGGGCCCAGGTACGGTTTATATCCAGTCCCTACCGTTTAGCAGATTGGCCGGTCGTGTTTTGGCGGCTATCCCAAGAGGTGGTAAAGATAAGGGTGAAGGTAGTATTTTGGGTGGCTTGGGTGATATTATTGGCGGAGATAGGGGATTTTAG
- a CDS encoding DUF2141 domain-containing protein gives MKTLGLILGLVFTGMIATAQDAEGITVTLTIENVLNENGNVMASLHTADTFMKGAGVTDLEKAAKKGEMTFTFENVVPGTYAIMILHDENENKRMDFEANGMPKENYSMSGNDMTMGPPTFEGTKFEVTDADKSISVRF, from the coding sequence ATGAAGACTTTAGGACTTATTTTAGGATTAGTATTTACAGGAATGATCGCCACCGCACAAGATGCTGAAGGCATAACCGTTACATTGACCATTGAAAACGTACTTAATGAAAATGGTAACGTAATGGCATCTTTACATACTGCGGATACCTTTATGAAAGGTGCAGGAGTGACCGATTTGGAGAAAGCTGCCAAAAAAGGTGAAATGACCTTTACTTTTGAAAATGTAGTTCCTGGTACTTATGCGATTATGATCTTGCACGACGAGAACGAGAACAAAAGAATGGATTTTGAAGCAAACGGTATGCCGAAAGAAAATTACAGCATGAGCGGTAATGACATGACCATGGGACCTCCAACTTTTGAAGGTACAAAATTTGAAGTAACCGATGCGGACAAATCGATTTCCGTTAGGTTCTGA
- a CDS encoding DUF2461 domain-containing protein: MNFQNQINFLKNLQKNNNKEWMDANRKWYKEVRDDFIAWLNEMNAKLAEIDDEYYDTPGKKGINRINNNLMFHPNKPVYKDHFGAGLDKRPGTGDFYVEIGIERSMLAGGLWRPDPKRLRSIRDAIDYDGEKLQKILNKKSFKKTFGGLYEDVKLTNAPKGFSNDHPHISLLRNKTFAVATEFSTEETSKNNFDEKLIAVYKEMLPFRRYLNKAVTV, encoded by the coding sequence ATGAATTTTCAAAATCAAATCAATTTCCTAAAAAACCTTCAAAAGAACAACAACAAAGAATGGATGGATGCCAATCGGAAGTGGTACAAGGAAGTCCGAGATGATTTTATAGCCTGGTTGAACGAAATGAACGCTAAATTGGCCGAAATTGATGACGAATACTATGATACGCCAGGGAAAAAAGGTATCAATCGCATCAATAATAATTTGATGTTTCATCCAAACAAACCTGTTTATAAAGACCATTTTGGAGCTGGACTGGATAAACGTCCCGGTACGGGTGACTTTTATGTAGAGATTGGTATTGAACGCTCTATGTTGGCGGGTGGACTTTGGAGGCCAGACCCTAAAAGACTTCGTAGTATTCGCGATGCCATTGATTATGATGGAGAGAAATTGCAGAAAATCCTGAATAAAAAATCTTTTAAGAAAACTTTTGGAGGCTTGTACGAAGACGTAAAATTGACCAATGCACCAAAAGGCTTTTCAAACGACCATCCACATATAAGCTTATTGCGAAACAAAACCTTTGCCGTTGCCACCGAATTTTCCACCGAAGAAACGAGTAAAAATAATTTTGATGAAAAACTGATTGCAGTTTACAAAGAAATGCTCCCCTTTAGACGCTATTTGAACAAAGCCGTAACGGTATAA